In one window of Corynebacterium incognita DNA:
- a CDS encoding HAMP domain-containing sensor histidine kinase gives MSLFSRFRRRGEQSPLGASAASVPSVSDEETPLHSGVIEAGEMDPEGPTIGAVIAPAHAVTGDDAHDDGEESFADAASVGGDAASGAPDGERQGKQARRRTRRNGNSHRSGARRFQVDFPLRTLLVMLIVTVAGFGLMVSSVAVYSIMRDVSYERVDDDLRGAMSGWAQNSDLFSANAAARPPSDFCVIKVFPDGTVQVFNDRGSTPEVKDLVIGSQPQNVGSVDDALNNSQWRGMATEGDATITVVAKNLDRENNVLRGLAFIQAFISIVVLAIIAVMATTLIRRALRPLSVVERTAAQIAKGDVDKRVPEWPLNTEVGQLSAALNVMLSRLQESIVEAQSKEQQMRRFVGDASHELRTPLTSLRGYTELYRSGATKDIDLVLNKVEDESHRMSLLVEDLLALTRAEGSRLDMRTIDVLEVALAAASTARAAHPGRTVEVVNKVSSLPVIKGDAERLHQVLLNLIVNALRHGGEEATIKVQLRRDSKDVLIDVADNGKGMPPDVAAHIFERFYREDTSRTRGTGGSGLGLAIVKSIVEQHDGSVTVSSAVGEGSTFTVRIPRFEEYEEHPSTGEHS, from the coding sequence ATGTCCCTATTTTCGCGCTTCCGACGCCGCGGGGAGCAGTCTCCTCTCGGTGCTAGCGCCGCGTCGGTGCCGTCTGTTTCCGACGAGGAGACGCCGCTCCACTCTGGCGTAATAGAAGCTGGCGAGATGGATCCGGAGGGACCAACAATCGGTGCGGTGATCGCACCCGCCCACGCCGTGACTGGCGACGACGCCCACGACGATGGTGAAGAATCGTTTGCCGATGCAGCGTCGGTCGGCGGGGACGCCGCATCGGGCGCGCCTGACGGCGAGCGCCAAGGCAAACAGGCGCGGAGACGAACCCGGAGAAACGGCAACAGTCATCGATCTGGGGCACGGCGTTTCCAGGTCGACTTTCCGCTGCGCACGCTGCTGGTCATGCTTATCGTGACCGTCGCAGGCTTCGGCCTGATGGTCTCGTCGGTCGCGGTTTATTCGATTATGCGCGACGTGTCTTATGAGCGGGTCGACGACGATCTCCGCGGTGCCATGAGCGGCTGGGCGCAGAACTCGGACCTATTTAGCGCGAACGCCGCGGCCCGGCCGCCTTCGGATTTCTGCGTCATCAAGGTCTTTCCCGACGGCACCGTCCAAGTGTTCAATGACCGCGGCAGCACCCCGGAAGTCAAAGACCTCGTCATCGGCAGCCAACCGCAGAACGTCGGTTCCGTCGATGACGCGCTCAACAATTCCCAGTGGCGCGGCATGGCCACCGAGGGTGACGCCACCATCACGGTGGTGGCCAAAAACCTCGACCGGGAAAACAACGTCCTGCGCGGCCTGGCGTTTATCCAGGCGTTCATCTCTATCGTGGTGCTGGCGATAATTGCGGTGATGGCTACCACCCTGATCCGGCGCGCGCTGCGACCACTGAGTGTGGTGGAACGCACCGCGGCGCAGATTGCTAAGGGCGACGTCGATAAGCGCGTGCCCGAATGGCCGCTCAACACCGAGGTGGGGCAGTTGTCCGCGGCGCTGAACGTCATGCTCTCGCGCCTGCAGGAATCCATCGTGGAAGCCCAGTCCAAGGAGCAGCAGATGCGCCGCTTCGTCGGCGACGCGTCCCACGAACTCCGCACCCCTTTGACGAGCTTGCGAGGTTACACGGAGCTCTACCGCTCCGGCGCCACGAAGGACATTGACCTGGTTCTGAACAAGGTAGAAGACGAATCCCACCGCATGTCCTTGCTGGTGGAAGACCTTTTGGCGCTCACTCGCGCCGAGGGATCCCGGTTGGACATGCGGACTATCGACGTCCTGGAGGTCGCGCTCGCCGCCGCCTCAACCGCCCGCGCGGCGCACCCGGGCCGCACGGTGGAAGTGGTGAACAAGGTCAGCTCGTTGCCGGTCATTAAGGGCGACGCGGAGCGCCTGCACCAGGTGCTGCTCAACCTCATCGTCAACGCCCTGCGCCACGGCGGCGAGGAGGCCACCATCAAAGTACAGCTCCGGCGCGATTCCAAGGACGTGCTTATCGACGTCGCGGACAACGGCAAGGGCATGCCCCCGGACGTCGCCGCGCACATCTTCGAGCGCTTCTATCGCGAGGACACCTCGCGCACCCGCGGCACGGGCGGCTCAGGCCTCGGATTGGCCATCGTGAAGTCCATCGTGGAACAACACGACGGCTCGGTGACGGTCTCGTCCGCCGTAGGGGAGGGCTCCACCTTCACGGTGCGTATTCCGCGTTTCGAGGAATACGAGGAGCACCCCTCCACGGGTGAGCACAGCTAA
- a CDS encoding phosphoribosylaminoimidazolesuccinocarboxamide synthase, which yields MRPQLNDYKHLASGKVRDIYEVDDATLLMVVSDRISAYDFALEPAIPDKGRVLTATSMFFFDAIDFPNHLAGPIDDPRIPEEVLGRAIIVHKLEMLPFECVARGFLTGSGLKEYQASGTVCGIALPDGLGEASRLPEPIFTPATKAEQGDHDENVSFEVVVDKLGAERAQQLKDATLQIYSAAAHLAEDKGIILADTKFEFGLDADGTLVLADEVLTPDSSRYWPADGFEEGRVQPSFDKQYVRNWLTSDASGWDPASETQPPHLPADVVAATRARYIEAYERLSGASFSNWPGA from the coding sequence ATGCGCCCGCAGCTTAACGACTACAAGCACCTGGCCTCCGGCAAGGTCCGCGACATCTACGAGGTCGATGACGCCACCTTGCTCATGGTGGTCTCCGACCGCATCTCGGCGTACGACTTCGCGCTCGAACCGGCTATTCCGGACAAAGGCCGCGTGCTCACCGCGACGTCGATGTTCTTCTTCGACGCCATCGACTTCCCCAACCACCTCGCCGGGCCTATCGACGACCCGCGCATCCCCGAGGAGGTCTTGGGTCGCGCCATCATCGTCCACAAGCTTGAGATGTTGCCCTTCGAGTGCGTCGCCCGCGGCTTCCTCACCGGTTCGGGCCTCAAGGAATACCAGGCATCCGGCACCGTGTGCGGCATCGCGCTTCCCGACGGCCTGGGGGAGGCCTCGCGCCTGCCCGAGCCCATTTTCACCCCAGCCACCAAGGCGGAGCAGGGCGACCATGACGAGAACGTGAGCTTTGAAGTGGTTGTGGACAAGCTCGGCGCCGAGCGCGCCCAGCAGCTCAAGGACGCCACCCTGCAGATTTACTCTGCCGCCGCGCACCTTGCGGAGGACAAGGGCATCATCCTCGCGGACACCAAGTTCGAGTTCGGCCTCGATGCCGACGGCACCCTGGTACTCGCCGATGAGGTCCTCACCCCAGACTCCTCCCGCTACTGGCCGGCGGACGGCTTCGAGGAAGGCAGGGTCCAGCCCAGCTTTGACAAGCAGTACGTCCGCAACTGGCTGACCTCAGATGCCTCCGGCTGGGACCCCGCCAGCGAGACCCAGCCACCGCACCTGCCTGCCGACGTCGTGGCCGCCACCCGCGCCCGCTACATCGAGGCCTACGAGCGCCTCTCCGGGGCGTCGTTTAGCAACTGGCCCGGCGCTTAA
- the purB gene encoding adenylosuccinate lyase, with product MQIPNVLSARYASPELSNLWSAEHKIILERQLWIAVMKAQKDLGIDIPAEAIAAYEAVIGQVDLESIAARERVTRHDVKARIEEFNALAGHEHIHKGMTSRDLTENVEQLQIMRSLQLLRDKAIAVVARIGEHAGNYQSLVMAGRSHNVAAQATTLGKRFASAADEMLLAIERTESLLARYPLRGIKGPMGTAQDMLDLLGGSQDKLASLETGIADHLGFSRIFNSVGQVYPRSLDFDAVSALVELGSAPSSLATTIRLMAGNETVTEGFKEGQVGSSAMPHKMNARSCERVGGLQVILRGYLTMVADLAGQQWNEGDVFCSVVRRVALPDAFFALDGQFETFLTVLDEFGAFPAMIDRELERYLPFLATTRILMAAVRAGVGRETAHEVIKENAVAVALNMRENGADQDLIERLAADERLPMDKAALDAALADKHAFIGAAEAQVSQVLARVNQLVSEHPQAARYTPGDIL from the coding sequence ATGCAGATTCCCAACGTCCTGTCCGCCCGCTACGCCTCCCCGGAGTTGTCCAACCTCTGGAGCGCGGAGCACAAGATCATCCTGGAGCGTCAGCTCTGGATCGCCGTGATGAAGGCGCAGAAGGATCTGGGCATCGACATCCCCGCCGAGGCCATCGCCGCCTACGAAGCCGTGATCGGCCAGGTGGACCTGGAATCCATCGCCGCCCGCGAGCGAGTAACCCGCCACGACGTCAAGGCGCGCATCGAGGAATTCAACGCGCTCGCTGGCCACGAGCACATCCACAAGGGCATGACCAGCCGCGACCTCACCGAGAACGTAGAGCAGCTGCAGATCATGCGCTCCCTGCAGTTGCTGCGGGACAAGGCCATCGCCGTGGTCGCCCGCATCGGCGAGCACGCCGGCAACTACCAGTCTCTGGTCATGGCGGGCCGCTCCCACAACGTGGCCGCGCAGGCCACCACCTTAGGTAAGCGCTTTGCCTCCGCCGCGGATGAGATGCTGCTGGCCATCGAGCGCACTGAATCTCTGTTGGCTCGCTACCCGCTGCGCGGCATCAAGGGGCCAATGGGTACCGCGCAAGACATGCTGGATCTTCTCGGCGGCTCCCAGGACAAGCTGGCGTCGCTGGAAACCGGCATCGCGGATCACCTCGGATTCAGCCGCATCTTCAACTCCGTGGGTCAGGTATACCCGCGCTCCCTGGACTTCGACGCCGTGTCCGCGCTCGTGGAGCTGGGCTCCGCCCCGAGCTCCCTGGCCACCACCATCCGCCTCATGGCCGGCAATGAGACCGTGACCGAAGGCTTCAAGGAGGGACAGGTCGGCTCCTCGGCCATGCCACACAAGATGAACGCTCGCTCCTGCGAGCGCGTCGGCGGCCTGCAGGTCATCCTGCGTGGCTACCTCACCATGGTGGCGGACCTGGCCGGCCAGCAGTGGAACGAAGGCGACGTGTTCTGCTCCGTCGTGCGCCGCGTGGCCTTGCCGGACGCATTCTTCGCCCTGGACGGTCAGTTTGAGACCTTCCTCACCGTCCTCGACGAGTTCGGTGCCTTCCCCGCGATGATCGACCGCGAACTGGAGCGCTACCTGCCGTTCTTGGCCACCACCCGCATCCTCATGGCCGCCGTCCGCGCGGGCGTCGGCCGCGAGACCGCGCACGAGGTCATCAAGGAAAACGCGGTGGCCGTCGCGCTCAACATGCGCGAGAATGGTGCCGACCAGGATCTCATTGAGCGCCTCGCCGCTGACGAGCGCCTGCCGATGGACAAGGCGGCCCTCGATGCCGCCCTGGCGGACAAGCACGCGTTCATCGGCGCCGCTGAGGCCCAGGTCTCCCAGGTGCTCGCCCGCGTCAACCAGCTGGTCTCCGAGCACCCGCAGGCCGCCCGCTACACCCCGGGCGACATCCTCTAG
- a CDS encoding response regulator transcription factor, which yields MEDNNTGQLVKVLVVDDEPNIVELLTVSLKFQDFDVRTANSGADALRIAREFQPDAYILDVMMPGMDGFELLGKLRAEGLDGPVLYLTAKDSVDQRIHGLTIGADDYVTKPFSLEEVITRLRVILRRGAIADESPQSATVTYHDLELNDDTHEVTKGGELIELSPTEFNLLRYLMLNAEVVLSKSKILDNVWHYDFGGDGNVVESYISYLRRKVDTGDTPLIHTVRGVGYVLRKPRQ from the coding sequence ATGGAAGACAACAACACTGGCCAACTCGTCAAAGTCCTCGTCGTCGATGACGAGCCCAACATCGTGGAATTGCTCACGGTGAGCTTGAAGTTCCAAGACTTCGACGTACGCACTGCCAACTCCGGCGCTGACGCACTGCGCATCGCCCGCGAGTTCCAGCCCGACGCCTACATCTTGGACGTCATGATGCCCGGAATGGACGGTTTCGAGCTGCTGGGCAAGCTCCGCGCAGAGGGCCTCGACGGCCCGGTGCTGTACCTGACCGCCAAGGACAGCGTGGATCAGCGCATCCACGGTCTGACCATCGGCGCAGATGATTACGTCACCAAGCCGTTTAGCCTGGAAGAAGTCATTACCCGACTGCGCGTTATCCTGCGCCGTGGCGCGATCGCGGATGAGTCCCCGCAGTCGGCTACCGTGACCTACCACGACCTCGAGCTCAACGACGACACCCACGAGGTGACCAAGGGCGGCGAGCTCATCGAGCTCTCGCCGACGGAGTTCAACCTCCTGCGCTACCTCATGCTCAACGCGGAGGTCGTGCTGTCCAAGTCGAAGATTCTGGACAACGTGTGGCACTACGACTTCGGCGGCGATGGCAACGTTGTGGAGTCCTACATTTCCTACCTGCGCCGCAAGGTGGATACCGGCGACACACCGCTCATTCACACCGTACGTGGTGTGGGTTACGTGCTGCGTAAGCCGCGTCAGTAA
- a CDS encoding HIT family protein: MASVFTKIINGELPGRFVYRDETVVAFLTIEPLRYGHTLVVPIKEVDKWTDLDAATWAHLNEVAQKVGQACIESFGTPRAGYIIAGFDVPHTHIHVFPTEKMSEYDFSKAMAMDATDDATMDDAAAKLRDALGTTEQFS; the protein is encoded by the coding sequence ATGGCTTCTGTATTTACCAAGATCATCAACGGCGAGCTACCCGGGCGTTTTGTTTACCGCGACGAGACCGTGGTGGCGTTTTTGACCATCGAGCCGCTGCGCTACGGACACACGCTGGTGGTCCCCATCAAAGAGGTGGACAAGTGGACCGACCTAGACGCCGCTACCTGGGCGCACCTCAACGAGGTGGCGCAGAAGGTGGGCCAGGCCTGCATCGAGTCCTTCGGCACGCCGCGCGCGGGCTACATCATCGCCGGTTTTGACGTCCCGCACACTCACATTCACGTTTTCCCCACGGAGAAAATGAGCGAGTACGACTTCAGCAAGGCAATGGCCATGGACGCCACCGACGACGCCACGATGGACGACGCCGCAGCCAAGCTTCGCGACGCCCTGGGCACCACCGAGCAGTTCTCCTAG
- the thrE gene encoding threonine/serine exporter ThrE: protein MSSVLGKLSALLGAQGHFATIDAVKAAPPPSPLAPIDLTNPVQVAGVMDIAARVADLLLSSGQSNSDTRAQVHAVMSAYGLHYCHVDIVMNTITIHTSVGTGEDKRPVTVFHVASGVAVDFAKLSAVDQLIRSIHSGATPPAMAERILEDITRQKPPHPWWVTLLGWGVMGGFISVMLGGDLLVGVISFFVSMLIIGVNDWLGSKRLPPFYQNVVGGFLAVVPVAGLYHFAAQNGITFSPSQVIGMGIIVLVAGLTLVQCLVDGITHSPVTSVAKFFEAMMMTGGIIGGVGLGIQFAQFAGIELPPLEIIAPPVYHEVPLLVLCGAIGSAGFAVACHAGWRETFVSALTAGAGMLFYYLILIPFGVGPVSASALSAVAVGLAGGLLSRRYMIPPLITGIVGYTPMLPGLTLYRGMYASLNEQMITGFTNLAMAIAISGGLAAGVVFGERVARRLRRPQYFRPYSAFKRAGRYSFAKAAQLARHTRIPRVPMSPFAPRAMRPQRPPRTSTRYSVLQGEAEANPEEKSTDR from the coding sequence GTGAGTTCAGTGTTGGGGAAGCTTTCGGCGTTGCTGGGCGCGCAGGGCCACTTTGCGACGATTGATGCCGTCAAGGCCGCGCCGCCGCCGTCACCGCTGGCACCGATTGACCTCACCAACCCTGTTCAGGTCGCCGGCGTCATGGACATCGCCGCACGCGTCGCAGACCTACTGCTGTCCTCCGGGCAATCGAACTCCGATACGCGCGCCCAGGTCCATGCGGTGATGTCCGCCTACGGCTTGCACTACTGCCACGTGGACATCGTGATGAATACCATCACTATCCACACGAGCGTCGGCACCGGCGAGGACAAACGACCCGTCACAGTCTTCCACGTGGCCTCCGGAGTGGCCGTAGACTTTGCCAAGCTCTCCGCCGTGGACCAGCTGATCCGCTCCATCCACTCCGGTGCCACCCCACCCGCGATGGCGGAGAGAATCTTGGAGGACATCACCCGGCAAAAGCCGCCGCATCCATGGTGGGTCACCTTGTTGGGTTGGGGCGTGATGGGTGGTTTCATCTCCGTAATGTTGGGCGGCGACCTACTGGTGGGCGTCATTTCCTTCTTCGTATCCATGCTCATCATCGGCGTCAACGATTGGCTCGGCTCGAAGCGCCTACCGCCGTTTTATCAGAACGTCGTCGGTGGCTTCCTCGCTGTGGTCCCTGTCGCGGGTCTGTACCACTTCGCCGCGCAGAACGGCATTACTTTCTCCCCCAGTCAGGTCATCGGTATGGGAATCATCGTCCTCGTCGCCGGCCTCACTCTGGTGCAGTGCCTCGTGGACGGCATCACGCACTCGCCGGTAACGTCGGTGGCCAAATTCTTCGAGGCCATGATGATGACCGGCGGCATCATCGGCGGCGTCGGCTTGGGCATCCAATTCGCCCAATTCGCGGGGATTGAGCTACCGCCGCTGGAAATCATCGCTCCACCGGTGTACCACGAGGTCCCGCTATTGGTGCTGTGCGGCGCCATCGGTTCCGCGGGCTTTGCGGTCGCCTGCCACGCCGGATGGCGCGAGACCTTCGTCTCCGCGCTCACGGCCGGCGCCGGCATGCTGTTTTACTACCTCATCCTGATCCCGTTCGGCGTGGGTCCGGTATCCGCCTCAGCACTATCGGCAGTGGCTGTGGGCCTGGCCGGTGGTTTGCTGTCGCGCCGCTACATGATCCCGCCGCTGATTACCGGCATCGTAGGCTACACCCCAATGCTGCCCGGCCTAACGTTGTACCGCGGCATGTACGCCTCTCTCAACGAGCAGATGATCACAGGATTTACCAACCTGGCCATGGCGATTGCGATCTCCGGCGGCTTGGCGGCCGGCGTGGTCTTCGGTGAACGCGTGGCCCGGCGGCTGCGCCGCCCGCAGTACTTCCGGCCCTACAGCGCTTTCAAACGCGCTGGACGTTATTCCTTTGCCAAGGCCGCGCAGCTGGCGCGTCATACACGCATCCCGCGCGTTCCCATGTCACCGTTTGCACCGCGCGCCATGCGACCGCAACGCCCACCGCGGACGTCGACACGCTATAGCGTCCTGCAAGGAGAGGCCGAGGCAAACCCGGAAGAGAAAAGCACAGATCGATAG
- the purD gene encoding phosphoribosylamine--glycine ligase, with translation MRILVIGSGGREHALVKGLASDPAVKEVHAAPGNPGMAAQATCHPEARDVANADAMVALAREISADLVVIGPEIPLVAGVSDAVREAGFAVFGPSKAAAQIEGSKAFAKDVMAAAGVATARAEQVLPDSTDDAVERALDNFGPMYVVKDDGLAGGKGVVVTADRAAARQHVFAVHAAGNPVLLESFLDGPEVSLFCLVDGETVVPLLPAQDHKRAYDNDEGPNTGGMGAYTPLPWLPEDGVQRIVDEVCVPVAKEMAARGVPYSGLLYAGLAWGAEGPAVVEFNCRFGDPETQPVLSMLKSPLGEALNAVATGKLAELPPLEWEDGYALTVVLAAEGYPDNPQKGATITSPDLDDPAKILHAGSALAEANTDGQFVANGGRVLSILGKGATLEDARAAAYEVIEGVEMPGSFYRKDIGLKAANGGISIP, from the coding sequence ATGCGCATCCTCGTTATCGGCTCGGGCGGCCGTGAACACGCCCTCGTCAAAGGCCTGGCCTCCGATCCCGCAGTCAAGGAGGTGCATGCCGCGCCGGGCAACCCGGGCATGGCGGCGCAAGCCACCTGCCACCCGGAAGCACGTGACGTCGCCAACGCGGACGCCATGGTGGCGCTCGCGCGCGAAATCTCGGCCGACCTCGTGGTCATCGGCCCGGAGATCCCATTGGTGGCCGGGGTGAGCGACGCTGTGCGCGAGGCAGGTTTTGCCGTGTTCGGCCCCAGCAAGGCCGCTGCCCAGATTGAGGGTTCCAAGGCGTTTGCCAAGGACGTCATGGCCGCCGCCGGGGTGGCTACCGCGCGGGCGGAGCAGGTGCTTCCGGATTCCACTGATGACGCCGTGGAGCGCGCACTGGACAACTTCGGGCCCATGTACGTGGTGAAAGACGACGGCCTGGCCGGCGGAAAGGGCGTTGTGGTCACCGCGGATCGCGCGGCGGCGCGCCAGCACGTCTTCGCCGTCCACGCCGCCGGCAACCCGGTGCTGCTGGAGTCCTTCCTGGATGGCCCGGAGGTGTCTCTGTTCTGCCTCGTCGACGGCGAGACCGTGGTCCCGCTCCTGCCGGCGCAGGATCACAAGCGCGCCTACGACAACGACGAGGGCCCCAATACCGGCGGCATGGGCGCCTACACGCCGTTGCCGTGGCTGCCCGAGGACGGCGTGCAGCGCATCGTGGACGAGGTCTGCGTGCCCGTGGCCAAGGAGATGGCCGCCCGCGGCGTGCCTTATTCCGGCCTTCTCTACGCCGGTCTGGCATGGGGCGCGGAAGGCCCCGCGGTGGTGGAGTTCAACTGCCGCTTCGGCGACCCGGAGACCCAGCCGGTGCTGTCCATGCTGAAGTCCCCGCTGGGCGAGGCCCTCAACGCAGTGGCCACCGGTAAGCTCGCTGAGCTCCCACCGCTGGAATGGGAAGACGGCTACGCGCTGACCGTGGTGCTCGCCGCCGAAGGCTACCCGGACAACCCCCAGAAGGGCGCGACCATCACCTCGCCGGACCTCGACGACCCGGCCAAGATTCTTCACGCGGGCTCAGCGCTCGCGGAAGCGAACACCGACGGCCAGTTCGTCGCCAACGGCGGCCGCGTGCTCAGCATCCTGGGCAAGGGCGCAACCCTCGAAGACGCCCGGGCGGCGGCCTACGAAGTCATCGAGGGCGTCGAGATGCCCGGCAGCTTCTACCGCAAGGACATCGGTCTGAAGGCAGCCAACGGCGGCATCAGCATCCCCTAA
- a CDS encoding pyruvate dehydrogenase produces the protein MAMNFAEQIIETLEKQGVKRIYGLVGDSLNPIVDAVRDSSIEWVHVRNEEAAAFAAGAESLLTGELAVCAASCGPGNTHLIQGLFDSHRNGAKVLALASHIPSQKIGSSFFQETHPQELFKECSGYCEMVNSADQGGTILHHAIQSTMAGNGVSVLALPGDITEHEAEDDIFAGSVISSGRPVVYPDAQEAAALAKAIDDADTVTLFVGGGARDARDQVLALAEKIKAPVGHALGGKMYIQYDNPYDVGMSGLLGYGAAHDAMQEADLLILLGTDFPYTEFLPKKNVAQVDINGAHLGRRTRVTYPVVGDVGATIDNILPHIAEKQDRSFLDKMLKEHHRKLDHVIEAYTSDVGNHTPIHPEYVANIIDEEAAEDAVFTVDTGMNNVWGARYITPNGKREQIGSFRHGTMANALPHAIGAQYADRNRQVVSFIGDGGLSMLMGELITVRQHELPLKMFVFNNSSLGMVKLEMLVKGMPEYQTDHDLVDYAHIAEGVGIKSVVVEDPQNAREVIQEVMAYDGPVLVDIRTDANALSIPPTITWAQIMGFSKAATRTVFGGGVGHMVDMAASNLRNIPRP, from the coding sequence ATGGCTATGAACTTTGCAGAACAGATCATTGAAACGTTAGAAAAGCAGGGCGTTAAGCGGATTTACGGCTTGGTGGGGGACTCGTTGAACCCCATCGTTGATGCCGTGCGTGATTCTTCCATCGAGTGGGTGCACGTGCGCAACGAGGAGGCGGCCGCGTTCGCGGCCGGCGCGGAGTCGTTGTTGACCGGCGAGTTGGCGGTATGCGCGGCGTCGTGTGGCCCGGGCAATACCCACCTTATTCAGGGCCTGTTTGATTCCCACCGCAACGGCGCGAAGGTGCTGGCGCTGGCCAGCCATATCCCCTCGCAGAAGATCGGCTCCAGCTTCTTCCAGGAGACACACCCGCAGGAGCTCTTTAAGGAGTGCTCCGGTTACTGCGAGATGGTCAATTCCGCTGACCAGGGCGGCACCATTTTGCACCACGCCATCCAGTCCACCATGGCCGGAAACGGTGTCTCAGTCCTGGCGCTGCCGGGCGATATTACCGAGCACGAGGCGGAAGATGACATCTTCGCCGGTTCCGTGATTTCCTCCGGCCGCCCGGTGGTATACCCGGACGCCCAGGAGGCGGCCGCGTTGGCGAAGGCCATCGACGACGCCGACACCGTCACTCTCTTCGTCGGCGGCGGTGCGCGTGACGCCCGCGACCAGGTGCTGGCGCTGGCAGAGAAGATTAAGGCCCCCGTCGGCCACGCGCTGGGCGGCAAGATGTACATCCAGTATGACAACCCTTACGACGTTGGCATGTCGGGATTGCTAGGTTACGGCGCGGCGCACGACGCCATGCAGGAGGCGGACTTGCTCATCCTGCTGGGCACGGACTTCCCGTACACAGAGTTCCTGCCCAAGAAGAACGTGGCGCAGGTGGACATCAACGGCGCACACTTGGGGCGTCGCACCCGCGTGACCTACCCGGTGGTGGGCGACGTCGGCGCGACGATCGACAACATCCTGCCGCACATCGCAGAGAAGCAGGATCGCTCCTTCCTAGACAAGATGCTCAAGGAGCATCACCGGAAGCTGGACCATGTGATCGAGGCGTACACCTCCGACGTGGGCAACCACACCCCAATCCACCCAGAGTACGTGGCCAATATCATCGACGAGGAAGCGGCCGAGGACGCGGTGTTTACCGTGGATACCGGCATGAACAACGTGTGGGGCGCGCGCTACATTACGCCGAACGGCAAGCGCGAGCAGATCGGTTCCTTCCGCCACGGCACGATGGCCAACGCTCTTCCACATGCCATCGGTGCGCAGTACGCGGACCGCAACCGCCAGGTGGTTTCCTTCATTGGCGACGGCGGCCTATCCATGCTGATGGGCGAGCTCATTACGGTGCGCCAGCACGAGTTGCCGCTGAAGATGTTCGTGTTTAATAACTCCTCGCTGGGTATGGTCAAGCTGGAGATGCTGGTCAAGGGGATGCCGGAGTATCAGACGGACCACGACCTCGTGGACTACGCGCACATCGCCGAGGGTGTGGGCATTAAGTCTGTGGTCGTCGAGGATCCACAGAACGCGCGCGAGGTCATCCAAGAGGTGATGGCCTACGACGGGCCGGTGCTGGTGGATATCCGCACGGATGCCAATGCGTTGTCCATCCCGCCGACCATCACGTGGGCGCAGATTATGGGCTTTTCCAAGGCCGCCACGCGCACCGTCTTTGGCGGCGGCGTGGGACACATGGTGGACATGGCCGCGTCCAACCTGCGCAATATTCCGCGTCCGTAA